In a single window of the Neoarius graeffei isolate fNeoGra1 chromosome 28, fNeoGra1.pri, whole genome shotgun sequence genome:
- the LOC132876169 gene encoding uncharacterized protein LOC132876169 — protein MAPTPGGKTDSLIWTDDEAELLLRVTLNYKTSKYQKNVDWETCQTKYGDIALAFRQQYTTGDMAAEKGFPRNPSNISKAQITAKLKGIRNKYRHAVDSGRRSGHGRVVLIFFELCEEIWGGSPGTDSIPSGTESAGMVEDSASSSTSDSPRSPVELEVSPASTVSAAKVNRQRNVFQAKLDSHRGDRLKKKAPADAAVQEDLQIKRRMLQLMEESEKRASEHLERVNNNIELVTSTVKNGFELLQTLVLQQQPQAPAPHP, from the exons atggctccGACTCCGGGAGGAAAAACCGACTCTCTTATCTGGACCGATGACGAGGCGGAGTTACTCCTGCGAGTGACTCTGAACTATAAAACCTCTAAATATCAGAAGAATGTGGACTGGGAGACATGCCAAACCAAGTACGGAGATATTGCGCTCGCCTTTCGGCAGCAGTATACCACCGGGGACATGGCTGCAGAGAAGGGCTTTCCTCGCAACCCCAGCAACATCTCAAAGGCCCAGATTACTGCAAAACTGAAGGGGATAAGAAATAAATACCGGCATGCCGTCGACTCTGGGCGTCGGAGTGGCCACGGACGTGTGGTTCTAATATTCTTTGAACTGTGCGAAGAGATCTGGGGTGGATCGCCTGGAACCGACAGCATCCCGTCGGGCACCGAGAGTGCTGGTATGGTGGAAGATTCGGCCTCCTCCTCGACATCTGATTCTCCCAGGTCGCCTGTGGAACTAGAAGTTTCTCCGGCTTCCACCGTGTCTGCTGCAAAGGTCAACCGTCAGAGAAATGTGTTTCAG GCAAAACTCGATAGCCACAGAGGTGACAGGCTAAAGAAGAAGGCCCCAGCGGATGCAGCCGTGCAGGAGGATCTCCAGATAAAGAGGAGAATGCTGCAGCTCATGGAGGAGTCAGAGAAGCGTGCCAGTGAGCACCTGGAGCGGGTGAACAACAATATTGAACTCGTCACAAGCACCGTTAAGAATGGGTTCGAACTGCTTCAGACACTTGTGCTCCAGCAACAACCACAAGCCCCTGCTCCACATCCATAA